The Wolbachia endosymbiont of Ctenocephalides felis wCfeT genome includes a region encoding these proteins:
- a CDS encoding TenA family protein yields the protein MYNDIQEEFYSVAVREADYLIDEIKKHPFNAKLVNGTLDYEKFKFYLQQDFLYLVDCTRALLIIAAKANDIEIMDKLTFVAGGAFGVRGQYKEYFPDCDLSDDHKKARTCSAFTDFFMRAAYHNLVAEGLAASYPCFCIYQIVVRYMTKDDVIANNKYQKWIDIYSTDIMNDTIDAVTDIMNKLYKKAGNDEKQKMLKFFRNGLELEIAFWDEMYYSNKPNDEEILAISCLRSDSV from the coding sequence ATGTACAACGATATACAAGAAGAATTTTATAGTGTAGCTGTAAGAGAAGCAGATTATTTAATTGATGAAATAAAAAAGCATCCTTTCAATGCCAAATTAGTGAATGGTACATTGGATTATGAGAAGTTTAAATTCTACCTACAACAGGATTTTTTATACTTGGTAGACTGTACTCGTGCTTTGTTGATTATTGCAGCTAAAGCCAATGACATTGAGATAATGGATAAATTAACCTTTGTAGCTGGTGGGGCTTTTGGTGTACGCGGCCAGTATAAAGAATATTTTCCGGATTGTGATTTGTCTGATGATCATAAGAAAGCAAGAACTTGCTCTGCTTTTACTGATTTTTTCATGCGTGCTGCATATCATAACTTAGTAGCTGAAGGATTAGCGGCTTCTTACCCATGCTTTTGTATATACCAAATAGTTGTTCGTTATATGACAAAAGATGATGTGATTGCAAATAATAAATACCAGAAGTGGATTGATATCTATAGCACTGATATAATGAATGATACAATTGATGCTGTAACAGACATTATGAATAAGTTATACAAAAAAGCTGGCAACGATGAGAAGCAAAAGATGCTGAAGTTTTTTCGTAATGGATTAGAGCTTGAAATAGCATTCTGGGATGAAATGTATTATTCTAATAAGCCTAATGACGAAGAAATATTGGCGATAAGTTGCCTGCGTTCTGATAGTGTTTAG
- a CDS encoding D-alanyl-D-alanine carboxypeptidase family protein, with translation MLSRLVILALVFALPIPLHSYQFRTKAKQAVVLDLASGSFIVEHNSDEKMAPSSMSKLMTLYIAFDHLKAGVINMEDEFQVSRKAWARKGSSMFLREGQSVTVKELLEGITIVSGNDACITLAEGIAGSEENFAIEMNEVAQRLGLSNSHFVNSSGWPDEDHYMSAKDLAILAKRIFTDFPEYYHLFSERYLIYNDVEQKNKNFLLGHDIGVDGLKTGYTNAGGYGIAVSAKRNDRRIFAVINGLSTQRERTEEAKRLVQYSLNHFNTKTIFAKGNVVEKIDVLHGKDRKVPVTVASDVNITYNRSLHDQVKVRIEYQDRIAAPIKKGQEVGKIYIEIPGTEQQTVPLYVMNDVPELNYIEKFFRVLF, from the coding sequence ATGTTAAGCAGATTAGTAATTTTAGCACTAGTTTTTGCACTTCCTATTCCCTTACATTCATATCAATTTAGAACTAAAGCCAAGCAGGCAGTGGTTTTAGACTTAGCTTCAGGCTCATTTATTGTTGAGCATAACTCTGATGAAAAAATGGCACCATCTTCAATGAGTAAATTAATGACTCTGTATATAGCTTTTGATCATCTAAAAGCCGGAGTCATCAATATGGAAGACGAATTTCAAGTAAGCAGAAAAGCATGGGCAAGAAAAGGCTCTTCTATGTTTTTAAGGGAGGGCCAGTCTGTTACAGTTAAAGAGTTGCTTGAGGGAATCACTATAGTTTCAGGTAACGATGCTTGTATAACGCTAGCTGAAGGCATTGCAGGTTCAGAAGAGAATTTTGCTATTGAGATGAATGAAGTTGCACAAAGATTAGGTTTAAGCAACAGTCACTTTGTCAATTCAAGCGGATGGCCAGATGAGGACCATTATATGAGCGCAAAAGACTTAGCTATATTGGCAAAAAGAATTTTTACTGATTTTCCTGAATACTACCACTTATTTTCTGAACGATATCTCATATATAATGATGTTGAGCAAAAAAACAAAAATTTCTTACTTGGCCATGATATCGGGGTTGATGGACTAAAAACCGGTTATACAAATGCTGGTGGTTACGGTATTGCAGTTTCCGCAAAGCGGAATGATAGAAGAATTTTTGCTGTCATAAATGGCTTGAGTACTCAAAGAGAGCGAACAGAAGAGGCAAAAAGATTAGTTCAATACTCCTTAAATCACTTTAATACTAAGACGATATTTGCTAAAGGTAATGTTGTTGAAAAAATAGATGTTCTACATGGAAAAGATAGAAAAGTGCCAGTTACTGTAGCAAGCGACGTTAATATTACTTATAACCGCAGTCTGCACGATCAAGTTAAGGTACGTATTGAATATCAAGATAGGATAGCCGCACCAATTAAAAAAGGCCAAGAAGTAGGCAAGATATATATAGAAATACCAGGCACTGAACAACAAACAGTACCTCTATATGTAATGAATGATGTGCCAGAGCTAAATTATATAGAGAAATTTTTTAGGGTGTTATTTTGA
- the hscA gene encoding Fe-S protein assembly chaperone HscA — protein MRPIQISEPSSREVVFGIDLGTTNSLIAMVNEAGNIKIFEDEQGRGGILPSVVSYEDGVLKTGYNVSQNAIYSIKRLMGKSIDDLSKENTHFTIDYESEKVIRVKCAEEKYLTPVEISAEILKALCDRVTKSTGMRVKKAVITVPAYFDDAARNATKYAAKLAGIEVLRLINEPTAAALSYSIEKNNNSGMYAVYDLGGGTFDISILKLHQGVFQVLAVGGDTKLGGDDFDRLLSSIVLDKYREKSAGVIKQLDSKNWISVSSTGMTVTGLRSVKEYLSKNTSGIFKFNINGEMLECEITRKEFEQAIGPLVNKTINIVTRTINDIDLKIDDIKGIILVGGSTRVPLVKESLARLFGDKILSDVDPDKAVVSGAALQAYYLTSKSKDRNVLLDVLPLSLGIETMGGIVEKIIPRNTPLPVSETKEFTTYVDGQTAMKIRVCQGEREMIGDNKSLAEFELKGIPPLPAGFAKIEIEFTVGVDGILTVTAREKTTGVEQIIEVNSSSGLSEADIQNMVNKSIESFNEDIKARSLAEAKVNANKLIRLIENLSSDERLKTLLQNVRDTLQGNDLDEINDAVAKLENASLELYESAR, from the coding sequence ATGCGACCAATTCAAATTTCTGAGCCAAGTTCAAGGGAAGTAGTGTTTGGAATAGATCTTGGTACTACCAATTCCTTGATTGCTATGGTGAACGAAGCTGGCAATATAAAAATATTTGAAGATGAGCAAGGTAGGGGGGGGATACTGCCTTCTGTTGTTTCTTACGAAGATGGTGTGTTGAAAACTGGCTATAATGTTAGTCAAAACGCAATTTATTCAATAAAGCGTTTGATGGGTAAAAGCATTGATGATTTAAGCAAGGAGAATACTCATTTTACAATAGACTATGAAAGCGAGAAAGTTATCAGAGTAAAATGCGCAGAGGAAAAATATCTCACGCCAGTTGAAATTTCTGCAGAGATATTAAAAGCTTTATGTGATAGAGTCACAAAATCTACAGGAATGAGAGTGAAAAAAGCAGTAATTACTGTACCGGCATATTTTGACGATGCAGCACGTAATGCAACCAAATATGCAGCGAAGCTGGCTGGTATAGAGGTACTTCGCTTAATAAATGAGCCAACTGCTGCCGCACTTTCTTACTCTATTGAGAAGAATAATAACAGTGGAATGTACGCGGTTTATGACTTGGGTGGTGGTACATTTGATATTTCAATATTGAAATTGCACCAGGGAGTGTTTCAAGTTCTTGCAGTTGGTGGTGATACTAAACTCGGTGGTGATGATTTTGATCGTTTGCTAAGTTCAATTGTGCTTGATAAGTATAGAGAAAAGTCGGCAGGTGTTATTAAGCAGTTAGATAGTAAGAATTGGATTTCAGTATCAAGTACTGGAATGACAGTCACTGGGTTACGCTCTGTTAAAGAGTATCTCAGTAAAAATACCTCAGGTATTTTTAAATTTAACATTAATGGTGAGATGCTTGAATGTGAAATTACTAGGAAGGAATTTGAGCAGGCAATTGGTCCTTTGGTAAATAAAACTATTAATATAGTAACCCGCACTATAAATGACATAGATCTCAAAATTGATGATATAAAAGGAATAATTCTAGTTGGTGGCTCAACTAGAGTGCCATTAGTTAAAGAATCACTAGCCAGACTTTTTGGGGATAAAATACTTAGTGATGTTGATCCAGATAAAGCAGTGGTGAGTGGTGCAGCTTTGCAAGCTTACTACCTTACTTCAAAATCAAAGGACAGAAATGTTCTTCTGGATGTTTTACCTTTATCACTTGGCATAGAAACTATGGGGGGCATAGTTGAGAAAATTATACCAAGAAATACGCCACTTCCAGTTTCAGAAACAAAAGAGTTTACAACTTATGTTGATGGACAAACTGCAATGAAGATTCGTGTTTGTCAGGGGGAGCGTGAAATGATAGGGGATAATAAATCTTTAGCAGAATTTGAGCTTAAAGGTATACCACCACTGCCTGCAGGTTTTGCGAAAATTGAAATAGAGTTTACAGTTGGCGTTGATGGAATATTGACTGTCACTGCAAGAGAAAAAACTACTGGAGTTGAGCAAATTATTGAAGTTAACTCAAGTTCTGGCTTAAGTGAAGCAGATATCCAGAATATGGTTAATAAATCAATAGAAAGTTTTAATGAAGATATAAAAGCTCGTTCTCTTGCAGAGGCTAAAGTCAATGCTAATAAACTCATACGTTTAATTGAAAATCTATCTTCTGATGAAAGGTTGAAAACTCTTCTACAAAATGTAAGAGACACCCTTCAGGGAAATGACCTTGATGAAATTAATGATGCTGTTGCGAAATTAGAGAATGCTTCTTTAGAGCTTTATGAGTCAGCGAGGTAG
- the iscU gene encoding Fe-S cluster assembly scaffold IscU has product MSYNEKILDHYENPRNVGSLDKDDPNVGTGLVGEPSCGDVMKLQIKVSDSGIIKDAKFKTFGCGSAIASSSLLTEMIKGKTIDDVKKIKNTQLVEELSLPPVKIHCSVLAEDAINAAIHDYQSANKVKMKKRVQQVANE; this is encoded by the coding sequence ATGAGTTATAATGAAAAGATTTTAGATCATTATGAAAATCCAAGAAATGTTGGTTCTTTGGATAAAGATGACCCAAATGTTGGTACCGGTCTTGTTGGTGAGCCTTCGTGTGGTGATGTGATGAAGCTACAAATAAAAGTAAGTGATAGCGGTATTATCAAAGATGCAAAGTTTAAGACTTTCGGTTGTGGTTCTGCAATTGCCTCAAGCTCCTTGCTAACAGAGATGATTAAAGGAAAGACAATTGATGATGTAAAAAAGATTAAGAACACTCAATTAGTAGAAGAATTATCCTTACCACCAGTAAAGATACACTGTTCAGTGCTTGCTGAGGATGCTATCAATGCCGCTATTCATGATTACCAAAGCGCAAACAAAGTAAAAATGAAGAAGAGAGTGCAGCAGGTAGCTAATGAGTGA
- a CDS encoding aminopeptidase family protein P codes for MSKIEEFCSFMRKIGVEAFILQTKGEYLNEYSEELTELCGFTGTNGVLIITQNGKCPFFTDGRYTTQAHNQLDQGNFQVYNIQEKDPCSWIKANTTSITTLGYYSKYFTIKDIRKYENICELKLHPIEKINNYQKQAIVVHDIKYSSESSKDKCKKVATHIIEATLLTDSNSISWLLNLRNKNAQYTPCILGRAILYKDGHVDLFIENKEYSTIEGELESHINIFDIGELESALNKLNSVVIDPSTTQVSIINMIKNKQVIEGENPCLPYKAIKNQTEIAGAINAHIKDGVAVTNFLCWLEDSIENKVTELGIEEKLLEYRKEQELFKRLSFPTISAFNENGAIIHYRANNNTNKVIEGDGLYLIDSGGQYLDGTTDITRTIAIGKPTSEQIFHYTVVLKAHIAIASAIFPAGTTGGELDILARMQLWKFGMDYMHGTGHGVGSYLSVHEGPQAISKGNKIKLIPGMILSNEPGYYIPGKYGIRIENLMYIDQCENGFLCFKQLTCVPYDRRLIDVQMLTEDEIKWINDYHKFAYESLKDNIRGSIKLQQSFTFKIAL; via the coding sequence ATGTCAAAAATCGAAGAATTTTGTTCATTTATGCGCAAAATAGGTGTTGAAGCATTTATTTTGCAAACTAAAGGTGAATATTTAAATGAATATTCAGAAGAATTAACAGAGCTATGTGGCTTTACCGGTACAAACGGAGTACTGATTATTACACAAAATGGAAAGTGTCCCTTTTTTACAGACGGTCGTTACACCACACAAGCTCACAATCAGCTCGATCAAGGCAATTTTCAAGTATATAATATACAAGAAAAGGATCCATGTTCATGGATAAAGGCAAACACAACATCAATCACTACTTTAGGCTATTATTCAAAATATTTTACCATAAAAGATATAAGAAAGTATGAGAATATATGTGAATTAAAACTCCATCCAATTGAAAAAATAAATAATTATCAAAAGCAGGCAATAGTTGTTCATGATATTAAATATTCTAGTGAAAGCAGCAAAGATAAATGCAAAAAAGTAGCTACCCACATAATTGAAGCGACTCTTTTAACTGACTCTAATTCAATCTCATGGTTATTAAATTTGAGGAACAAAAATGCTCAATATACTCCATGCATATTGGGCCGTGCTATATTGTACAAAGATGGTCACGTTGATTTATTTATTGAAAATAAAGAATATTCAACTATAGAAGGAGAGCTAGAAAGCCATATAAATATTTTCGACATCGGTGAGCTTGAAAGTGCGCTGAATAAACTGAATTCAGTAGTGATAGACCCAAGCACAACTCAAGTGAGTATTATCAATATGATCAAAAACAAGCAGGTAATTGAAGGAGAAAATCCGTGTTTACCGTATAAAGCAATAAAAAATCAGACTGAAATAGCAGGGGCTATAAATGCACACATTAAAGATGGAGTTGCAGTTACAAATTTCCTCTGTTGGCTTGAAGATAGTATTGAAAATAAAGTCACAGAATTGGGTATAGAAGAAAAGCTCTTAGAGTACAGAAAAGAGCAAGAGCTCTTTAAACGGTTGAGCTTTCCAACAATTTCAGCATTCAATGAAAATGGAGCAATAATTCATTATCGCGCAAATAATAACACAAATAAAGTGATCGAAGGAGATGGACTCTATCTGATTGATTCTGGTGGTCAGTATCTTGATGGCACAACTGACATTACAAGGACTATTGCAATTGGAAAGCCAACCAGTGAGCAGATTTTTCATTATACAGTAGTGCTAAAAGCACATATTGCAATAGCCAGTGCAATCTTTCCTGCAGGCACTACCGGTGGAGAGTTGGACATATTAGCACGCATGCAATTATGGAAATTCGGCATGGATTATATGCATGGAACTGGGCATGGCGTAGGAAGTTATTTATCGGTGCACGAAGGGCCACAGGCAATATCAAAAGGTAATAAAATAAAATTAATACCTGGCATGATACTATCCAATGAGCCAGGTTATTACATTCCAGGTAAGTATGGAATAAGGATTGAAAACTTGATGTATATTGATCAGTGTGAAAATGGCTTCTTGTGCTTTAAACAATTAACCTGTGTTCCATATGATAGAAGATTAATAGACGTGCAAATGCTTACTGAAGATGAAATTAAGTGGATAAATGATTATCACAAGTTTGCTTATGAAAGTCTAAAAGATAATATTAGAGGCTCTATAAAATTACAACAAAGTTTTACTTTCAAGATAGCTCTGTAA
- the rlmB gene encoding 23S rRNA (guanosine(2251)-2'-O)-methyltransferase RlmB produces MKASKINENFWLYGKHTCISALKNKNRKCIELLVTENFYRECEKEIEQYVGSKGIKAKIVDNKKLSDILHRDANHQGIALKVAPITNDLSIEEIAGNGSTIVILDQVTDTHNIGSVLRTSACFNVDALVLPYDHSPSENSSIAKAASGALDIVPLVYVTNIVKTMEYLKEVGYWCYGFDCTAGEDIEKIKDFEKKRVIIFGSEEKGMRRLVKENCDYLLKIPISNAIDSLNVSNAAAIGLYSLYIKAKLV; encoded by the coding sequence ATGAAAGCATCTAAGATTAATGAGAATTTTTGGTTATACGGAAAACACACCTGCATATCAGCATTGAAAAATAAAAATAGGAAATGTATAGAACTTTTAGTTACAGAGAATTTCTATAGAGAATGTGAAAAGGAAATTGAACAATATGTAGGTAGTAAAGGTATTAAAGCCAAAATAGTAGATAATAAAAAATTAAGTGATATCTTGCATAGAGATGCTAATCATCAAGGAATTGCTTTAAAAGTTGCTCCTATTACAAATGATTTAAGTATCGAAGAAATAGCTGGAAATGGCTCTACCATTGTTATCTTGGATCAAGTGACAGACACGCATAATATTGGATCAGTCTTAAGAACATCAGCTTGCTTCAATGTAGACGCGTTAGTTTTGCCGTATGATCATTCACCAAGTGAAAATTCATCTATTGCAAAAGCAGCAAGTGGTGCGTTGGATATTGTTCCTTTAGTATATGTTACAAACATTGTGAAAACTATGGAGTACTTGAAAGAGGTTGGCTATTGGTGTTATGGGTTTGATTGCACTGCTGGAGAGGATATAGAAAAAATAAAGGACTTTGAAAAAAAAAGAGTAATTATATTTGGATCTGAGGAAAAAGGTATGCGTAGGCTGGTAAAAGAGAATTGTGACTATCTTTTAAAGATACCAATATCAAATGCGATTGATAGCTTGAATGTTTCAAACGCAGCGGCAATAGGATTATATTCGCTATATATTAAAGCAAAATTGGTTTGA
- a CDS encoding cytochrome c oxidase assembly protein, producing MFSFLRGGSRGSIAFFLVSLVVSMLCLAYAAVPLYSIFCKATGYGGTTKKVTNATINATDQKIRVHFNADIMSDLPWKFETETNYIDVNIGEQGLALYYAQSLSDQPSFGMAVYNVTPFKAGKYFNKIACFCFSEQMLLPRQKAAMPVSFYIDPEIMHDDSTKDLSEITLSYTFFKLR from the coding sequence ATGTTCTCCTTTTTAAGGGGAGGCAGTAGAGGTTCTATAGCTTTCTTTTTAGTGTCTTTAGTGGTGTCGATGCTATGTCTTGCATATGCTGCGGTGCCACTATATAGCATTTTTTGTAAGGCTACCGGGTATGGTGGCACAACAAAAAAAGTGACTAATGCAACAATCAATGCAACTGACCAAAAAATCAGGGTACATTTTAATGCTGATATAATGTCAGATCTACCATGGAAATTTGAAACAGAGACTAACTATATTGATGTTAACATAGGGGAACAAGGTTTAGCTCTTTACTACGCGCAAAGCTTATCAGACCAGCCTTCGTTTGGAATGGCGGTATATAATGTTACTCCTTTTAAGGCTGGTAAATATTTTAATAAAATTGCCTGCTTTTGCTTCAGTGAACAAATGTTATTACCAAGGCAAAAGGCAGCTATGCCAGTTTCATTTTATATAGACCCCGAAATAATGCATGATGATAGCACAAAAGACTTAAGTGAAATAACGCTCTCATATACATTCTTCAAGCTTAGGTAA
- a CDS encoding GNAT family N-acetyltransferase — protein sequence MITFVPLQEKHFQLLLKWLETPHVKEWWDQDINWTPELIEKRYSNYVQGFKRLTLGEQVIEKPMHAFIINYDKVDIGCIQYYNKYDFPPELGYSTLELPESCTAIDWYIGELDYIGKGIGSQALSMFLNEFVFQTFENAFTDSETANVAAIRAYEKVGFKKIKEENGVTLMIKANSR from the coding sequence GTGATTACATTTGTACCATTACAAGAAAAGCACTTCCAGCTATTGTTAAAGTGGCTAGAAACACCTCATGTAAAAGAGTGGTGGGACCAAGATATCAATTGGACGCCAGAGTTAATCGAAAAAAGATATAGTAATTACGTTCAAGGGTTTAAGCGTTTGACACTAGGAGAGCAGGTGATTGAAAAGCCGATGCATGCTTTTATTATTAACTATGATAAAGTTGATATTGGCTGTATTCAGTACTATAACAAATATGATTTTCCACCAGAGCTGGGCTACAGCACTTTAGAGCTTCCAGAAAGCTGCACTGCGATAGATTGGTATATTGGAGAGTTAGATTATATAGGAAAAGGGATTGGCTCACAGGCTTTGAGTATGTTTTTAAATGAGTTTGTTTTTCAAACTTTCGAGAATGCTTTTACTGATTCTGAAACTGCAAATGTTGCAGCAATCCGCGCTTATGAAAAAGTTGGATTCAAAAAAATAAAAGAAGAAAATGGCGTAACTCTTATGATTAAGGCTAATTCAAGATGA
- a CDS encoding TenA family protein, translating into MVEHPFNIELMNNTLNIESFKFYIQQDTLFLDDYIRALLIIASKVEDIVQLVEVARGTIAISRVLYEHYFTVYGIRQGEKSLACFNFTNFLLSTAYNDTYEAITVLYSCLFIYRTVILSMKHKFKKNNKYKDWFDFYSGGVVESGCCVLESIVDKYCSRVGESGRRRMLELFRITAQFELDFWSSAYNFQNSTISYS; encoded by the coding sequence ATGGTAGAGCATCCTTTCAATATTGAATTGATGAATAATACTCTCAACATAGAGAGCTTTAAATTTTACATCCAGCAGGACACGCTGTTTTTGGATGATTATATTCGTGCTCTATTAATTATAGCGTCGAAAGTAGAAGATATTGTCCAGCTAGTTGAGGTGGCGAGAGGAACAATAGCAATTAGCAGAGTGCTATATGAACATTATTTTACTGTGTATGGTATCAGGCAAGGGGAAAAATCCCTTGCTTGTTTCAACTTTACTAATTTTCTTTTATCAACGGCATATAATGACACTTATGAAGCTATTACAGTTTTATATTCTTGCCTTTTTATCTATCGGACAGTTATTCTTAGTATGAAGCATAAATTTAAGAAAAATAACAAATACAAAGACTGGTTTGATTTTTATAGTGGTGGTGTGGTAGAGTCTGGATGTTGTGTTTTGGAGAGTATTGTTGATAAGTACTGCAGCAGGGTGGGAGAGAGTGGAAGAAGAAGAATGCTTGAATTATTTAGAATAACTGCACAGTTTGAGTTAGACTTCTGGAGTAGTGCATATAATTTTCAAAATTCAACAATAAGCTATAGTTGA
- a CDS encoding HesB/IscA family protein, with protein MSEYQGVKAIKEDKKPITITANAVERVRYLLDQKKPEEEAIGIRVLIKQKGCSGLKYDIEYAYDVRPLESVIEESCSDGRKIKVLIDPKSIMFILGSEMDYVEEKFSSGFVFKNPNESGRCGCGESFYV; from the coding sequence ATGAGTGAATATCAAGGAGTGAAAGCAATAAAAGAAGATAAAAAACCTATCACTATTACTGCAAATGCGGTGGAGAGAGTAAGGTATCTACTGGATCAAAAAAAGCCTGAAGAAGAAGCAATAGGAATAAGAGTGTTAATTAAGCAAAAAGGATGTTCTGGCCTGAAATATGACATTGAATATGCATATGATGTTCGCCCTTTAGAGTCAGTCATTGAAGAAAGCTGCAGTGATGGTAGAAAAATTAAGGTACTAATTGACCCAAAGTCTATCATGTTTATTCTTGGCTCTGAAATGGACTATGTAGAGGAAAAATTTTCATCAGGTTTTGTTTTTAAAAATCCTAATGAAAGTGGAAGATGTGGTTGTGGAGAAAGTTTTTATGTCTAG
- a CDS encoding Bax inhibitor-1/YccA family protein: protein MSYMRNEQDIRSEGVYYSAGLRSYLAKVYNYMALALGITGAVAFLTVFFGLFQVIHSSPVLTLVVMFSPIVLVFYMSYRLQHLSAQSTVTIFFLFSTLMGLSLSYIFVVYTAANIARAFFITSIMFGSMALHGNSTKKDLSSMGSFLIMGIWGLIIASVVNLFLGSGPLHFAISFISVIVFTLMTAYDAQKIKDVYYRYNDGSEVVTTKLAILGATNLYFDFINIFLNLLRLLSVFNNRD, encoded by the coding sequence ATGTCTTATATGAGAAATGAGCAAGATATCCGCTCTGAAGGCGTATATTATAGTGCTGGGCTTAGAAGTTATTTAGCTAAGGTATATAATTATATGGCTTTAGCATTGGGTATTACAGGGGCTGTTGCGTTTTTAACAGTATTTTTTGGTCTGTTTCAAGTTATTCACTCTAGTCCTGTGTTAACACTTGTGGTAATGTTTTCTCCAATTGTGCTAGTGTTTTATATGTCTTACAGGCTTCAACATTTAAGTGCTCAGTCCACGGTAACTATATTTTTCCTATTTTCAACACTAATGGGGCTTTCTTTGTCCTATATTTTTGTGGTTTATACTGCAGCAAATATAGCAAGGGCGTTTTTTATTACGTCAATCATGTTTGGCTCTATGGCTTTACATGGTAATAGTACGAAAAAAGACCTATCAAGCATGGGTTCCTTCTTGATTATGGGAATTTGGGGGTTAATTATAGCATCTGTAGTGAATTTATTCCTTGGAAGCGGCCCACTTCATTTTGCGATATCGTTTATATCAGTTATAGTGTTTACTTTAATGACTGCATATGATGCTCAAAAAATTAAAGATGTTTATTATAGATATAATGATGGTTCAGAGGTTGTAACAACTAAGCTCGCTATACTTGGTGCAACTAATCTTTACTTTGATTTTATCAATATATTCCTAAATCTACTTAGGTTACTTAGTGTATTTAACAATAGAGACTAG
- a CDS encoding Smr/MutS family protein yields the protein MSDDELNWQKNVKPIKCDKVTIKIDHKIDLNSADSKGYSFIAKENSHDIKLSFCLDYNTKSKVDKGKYFISDRLDLHGYNVEDAYYKFIDFVTKNYQAGNRCLLVITGYSHAINKAGTIKNSLHKWLNDVKIQHMVLYHQQATKEHGGKGAFYVLLRRNRDRA from the coding sequence ATGTCAGATGACGAATTAAATTGGCAGAAAAATGTCAAACCAATAAAATGTGATAAAGTTACCATAAAAATTGATCATAAGATTGATCTAAATTCTGCAGATAGCAAAGGTTATTCCTTCATCGCAAAAGAGAACTCCCATGATATCAAATTATCATTCTGTCTTGACTACAATACAAAATCAAAGGTTGATAAGGGAAAATATTTTATAAGCGATAGGCTAGATCTACATGGCTATAATGTAGAAGATGCTTACTATAAATTCATAGATTTCGTTACTAAGAATTATCAAGCAGGTAATAGGTGTTTATTGGTAATTACAGGGTACAGTCACGCAATAAACAAAGCGGGCACTATAAAAAATAGCCTGCATAAATGGTTAAATGACGTTAAAATTCAGCATATGGTTCTATATCATCAACAAGCTACTAAAGAGCATGGTGGCAAAGGAGCTTTTTATGTATTGCTAAGGAGAAATAGAGATAGAGCTTAA
- the hscB gene encoding Fe-S protein assembly co-chaperone HscB — protein sequence MSSNYFSLFEIEPAFNVNSEELERKYIELSRKFHPDVNDGQFGNIASINKAYEVLKSPLKRAEHLLDFFDIKSNKDHLNSEILSESMEIREYLLDCDDIQFANRMIEGKIKSCIENISNAFAKKNFGEAATQAVRLKYLYKSFEEVKKHATNSNF from the coding sequence ATGTCTAGTAACTATTTTTCATTGTTTGAAATTGAGCCAGCTTTTAATGTCAATTCTGAAGAATTAGAGAGAAAGTATATAGAGCTTAGCAGAAAATTTCATCCTGATGTAAATGATGGGCAATTTGGGAATATAGCCAGTATTAATAAGGCATATGAGGTGCTAAAATCACCACTAAAACGAGCTGAGCATTTGCTGGATTTTTTTGATATAAAGAGCAATAAGGACCATTTAAATTCTGAAATATTAAGCGAGTCAATGGAAATAAGAGAGTATTTGCTGGACTGTGATGATATACAATTTGCAAATAGGATGATTGAGGGAAAAATAAAGAGCTGTATTGAAAATATCTCTAATGCCTTTGCTAAAAAGAATTTTGGTGAGGCTGCTACACAGGCGGTGAGATTGAAATATTTATATAAGTCATTTGAAGAGGTAAAAAAACATGCGACCAATTCAAATTTCTGA